The proteins below are encoded in one region of Terriglobales bacterium:
- a CDS encoding CcmD family protein: protein MRNLYLAYVATWLIHGLYLVILARAFARVRREFEDLKKD from the coding sequence ATGAGAAACCTCTACCTCGCCTATGTTGCTACCTGGCTGATCCACGGCCTCTACCTGGTCATCCTCGCCCGCGCGTTCGCGCGGGTGCGCCGCGAATTCGAAGACCTGAAGAAGGACTGA
- a CDS encoding DUF3592 domain-containing protein has translation MGRGLTREQAEAVLRVQERVISPLARIPIYLFLLVGLTMLGGAGWALAQRLVVLKTWPETQAEVTRSKMFSHVVTTNRQEKDSIDSSRTRTVSTSTTMYGAQLEFRYTVNGREYNTPTGAGYEISDAGRMSELVSRYAVGSRHPIRYDPSDPSDIRIEADTAMFFAPLLIVGALGMISTGIGVRLWRSYARRTAELAKIRAAARQ, from the coding sequence ATGGGCCGCGGTCTGACCAGAGAACAGGCTGAGGCTGTCCTGCGGGTGCAAGAGCGGGTGATAAGCCCGCTGGCGAGGATTCCCATCTACCTATTCCTCCTGGTTGGCTTGACCATGCTCGGCGGTGCTGGCTGGGCCCTTGCGCAAAGGCTTGTCGTCCTCAAGACCTGGCCCGAGACTCAAGCGGAAGTCACCCGCAGCAAAATGTTCAGCCACGTGGTCACGACCAACAGGCAAGAGAAGGACTCCATCGATTCGTCGCGCACCAGGACGGTTAGCACCAGCACGACTATGTACGGGGCCCAGCTCGAGTTCCGCTACACCGTCAACGGCCGCGAGTACAACACCCCAACCGGCGCCGGCTATGAGATTTCCGACGCCGGCAGGATGAGTGAATTGGTTTCCCGTTACGCAGTCGGGTCGCGCCATCCCATCCGCTACGATCCATCGGATCCCAGCGACATCCGTATCGAGGCCGATACCGCGATGTTCTTTGCTCCGCTCCTGATTGTGGGTGCCCTGGGGATGATTTCGACCGGCATCGGGGTGCGGTTGTGGCGTTCCTACGCGCGCCGGACTGCGGAATTGGCGAAGATCCGCGCCGCCGCGCGCCAATGA